In a genomic window of Acidobacteriota bacterium:
- the rsmI gene encoding 16S rRNA (cytidine(1402)-2'-O)-methyltransferase gives MLPRPSPGRLYVVATPIGNLEDITLRALRVLREVRVIAAEDTRRTAKLLAHAGIETPMVSVHAHNEVARLPGLLERLRQGESVALVTDAGTPLLSDPGDHVIRAALDEGIPVEAVPGPSAVLAALAMSGVPASQFTFLGFPPVKSGPRRRWCEDAVAYRHPVVFFEAPHRITHTLDMLKEVAGGDRRVAVCREITKKHEELVRGSLAEIVRHPSIAEPVGEFTCILDVPDATAQVSLAGEAEWVSEFDRITEKLNSGRREAMSEVARRFHVRTRDVFDALERRKARLADS, from the coding sequence GTGCTCCCCCGGCCGTCGCCCGGACGTTTGTACGTCGTGGCGACCCCCATCGGCAACCTGGAGGACATCACGCTGCGTGCGCTGCGGGTGCTGCGCGAGGTGCGCGTGATTGCCGCCGAAGACACGCGGCGCACGGCGAAGCTCCTGGCCCACGCCGGGATCGAGACGCCGATGGTGAGCGTACACGCCCACAACGAAGTCGCCAGACTCCCCGGCCTGCTGGAGCGGTTGCGGCAGGGCGAGTCGGTGGCGCTGGTGACCGATGCCGGGACGCCGCTGCTCTCGGACCCGGGCGACCACGTGATCCGGGCAGCGCTCGACGAGGGGATCCCCGTCGAGGCCGTTCCGGGTCCCAGTGCCGTGCTTGCGGCGCTTGCCATGAGTGGTGTTCCTGCCAGCCAGTTCACGTTTTTAGGGTTTCCGCCCGTTAAAAGCGGTCCACGGAGACGATGGTGCGAGGATGCTGTGGCGTATCGCCACCCGGTCGTCTTCTTCGAGGCACCGCACCGCATCACACACACGCTCGACATGCTCAAGGAGGTGGCCGGTGGCGACAGGCGCGTTGCCGTGTGCCGCGAAATCACCAAGAAGCACGAAGAACTCGTGCGTGGGAGTCTCGCGGAGATCGTACGCCATCCGTCGATCGCAGAGCCAGTTGGCGAATTCACGTGCATTCTTGACGTTCCCGATGCAACTGCCCAGGTGTCGCTCGCTGGCGAGGCCGAATGGGTGAGCGAGTTTGATCGAATAACAGAAAAGTTGAATTCTGGCAGGCGGGAAGCCATGAGCGAGGTGGCTCGGCGCTTTCATGTGCGCACGCGCGACGTGTTCGACGCGCTCGAACGCCGCAAGGCGCGGTTGGCTGACTCGTGA
- a CDS encoding DUF885 domain-containing protein, whose amino-acid sequence MRSAETLPHFAADYLAWRHEVQPTAATFDGVHVHDDLLEDFSRAAIDRQVRDLNGFARRLASMTIDAIPPGERADHAALVANTQARLYELETIRTWERDPQLYADTIATSLAAQALFTYAPAAERARRLLSKLRQVAGVLDAAGANVREPAGIFIKTATETLRGVVNFLNRDLPRALREVDDLSLLADLDDAATGARTAIERYVRDLEEEQAPKAKASFRLGKERIEQKLKLEDGITLDTDALLRIAERELAATRERFAAVAARLGKGPADEVWAKVKATHVEPGGLVTRVREQCASLYTFLRDAGIVTVPDADALVIAPTPPFYRWTFASLWAPGALEARPQRSYYYITDADPNWPQERQAEHMRDMNDAVLWAISMHEALPGHFLHFEHLRKVAAPWRKAMVLAPLSTVEGWAHYAEHLVIEQGFAKKDPAIELGQLAEALVRLCRLVVGLRLHAEDLSVEQGVRFFREEAMLEEGSARREAERGAFDPGYVIYALGKLMLLNLRKDVEATRGAAFDLRRFHDEFLGHGLLPFGVMRKQMLGDADSGVVLA is encoded by the coding sequence ATGCGATCTGCTGAGACCCTTCCGCACTTTGCGGCTGACTACCTGGCCTGGCGCCACGAGGTGCAACCGACGGCGGCCACCTTCGACGGCGTGCACGTCCACGACGACCTCCTCGAGGACTTCAGCCGCGCCGCCATCGACCGTCAGGTCCGCGACCTGAACGGATTCGCGCGCCGCCTCGCGTCGATGACCATCGATGCCATTCCCCCGGGCGAGCGTGCCGATCACGCCGCGCTCGTGGCCAATACGCAGGCGCGTCTCTACGAGCTCGAGACCATCCGTACCTGGGAACGCGATCCGCAGCTCTACGCCGACACGATCGCCACGAGCCTCGCCGCACAGGCGCTCTTCACGTACGCTCCTGCCGCCGAACGCGCGCGCCGCCTGCTCTCGAAGCTCCGTCAGGTGGCGGGCGTGCTCGACGCGGCCGGCGCCAACGTGCGCGAACCGGCCGGCATCTTCATCAAGACCGCCACGGAAACGCTTCGCGGCGTGGTGAACTTCCTCAACCGCGACCTGCCTCGCGCGCTGCGCGAAGTGGACGACCTCTCGCTCCTCGCCGACCTGGACGATGCGGCGACGGGGGCGCGGACGGCGATCGAACGGTACGTGCGGGATCTGGAGGAGGAACAGGCGCCGAAGGCCAAGGCCAGCTTCCGTCTCGGCAAGGAACGGATCGAACAGAAGCTGAAGCTCGAGGACGGCATCACGCTCGACACCGACGCGTTGCTGCGCATCGCCGAGCGCGAGCTTGCCGCCACGCGCGAGCGCTTCGCGGCAGTGGCCGCCAGACTGGGCAAGGGACCAGCAGACGAGGTGTGGGCGAAGGTCAAAGCCACGCACGTCGAGCCCGGCGGACTCGTCACGCGCGTTCGCGAGCAATGCGCCTCGCTCTACACCTTCCTCCGCGACGCGGGCATCGTCACGGTGCCCGACGCGGACGCGCTGGTCATCGCGCCGACGCCGCCGTTCTATCGGTGGACGTTCGCCAGCCTGTGGGCGCCGGGCGCGCTCGAGGCGCGGCCGCAGCGCTCGTACTACTACATCACCGACGCCGATCCGAACTGGCCGCAGGAGCGGCAGGCCGAGCACATGCGCGACATGAACGACGCCGTGCTCTGGGCGATTTCCATGCACGAAGCGCTGCCCGGCCACTTCCTGCACTTCGAGCACCTGCGCAAGGTTGCGGCGCCGTGGCGCAAGGCGATGGTGCTCGCGCCGCTATCGACCGTCGAAGGCTGGGCGCACTATGCCGAGCACCTCGTCATCGAACAGGGTTTCGCGAAGAAGGATCCGGCGATCGAACTCGGGCAGCTCGCCGAGGCGCTCGTGCGGCTCTGCCGTCTCGTCGTGGGGCTGCGCCTGCACGCGGAGGATCTCTCGGTGGAGCAGGGCGTGCGGTTCTTCCGCGAGGAGGCGATGCTCGAGGAGGGCAGCGCGCGCCGCGAGGCCGAACGCGGTGCGTTCGATCCGGGTTACGTGATTTACGCGCTCGGCAAGCTGATGCTGCTGAACCTGCGCAAGGACGTCGAAGCCACGCGAGGCGCGGCCTTCGATCTGCGCCGTTTCCACGATGAGTTCCTCGGCCACGGGCTGTTGCCGTTCGGCGTCATGCGCAAGCAGATGCTCGGCGATGCCGACAGCGGCGTGGTCCTCGCCTGA
- a CDS encoding zinc ribbon domain-containing protein, protein MPLYEYECDACGHRFEVIQKFSDDPLTTCPKCGGSVRKLLSSPAIQFKGSGWYITDYAKKTGTGAGSTAKSESSGEKSSTGSSEGSTASPAPKSDAPGKSSTPSS, encoded by the coding sequence ATGCCACTGTACGAATACGAATGCGATGCGTGCGGTCACCGTTTCGAGGTGATCCAGAAGTTCTCGGACGACCCGCTCACCACCTGCCCCAAGTGCGGCGGCAGCGTGCGCAAGCTCCTGTCGTCGCCCGCGATCCAGTTCAAGGGCTCCGGCTGGTACATCACCGACTACGCGAAGAAGACGGGAACCGGCGCCGGGAGCACCGCGAAGTCCGAGTCGTCGGGCGAGAAGTCGTCGACGGGATCGAGCGAGGGCAGCACCGCGTCACCGGCGCCGAAGTCCGACGCGCCGGGCAAGTCGTCGACGCCCTCGTCATAG
- a CDS encoding UTP--glucose-1-phosphate uridylyltransferase: protein MSVRTAVFPAAGLGTRFLPATKTMPKEMLPLVDKPIIQYAVEEAVAAGIEQVVMVTARGKDVLIDHFDMDVELETFLEERGKLDHLAAVRHVSSLTRLGAVRQGRPRGLGHAVCITRDLVGDNPFALVLADDVIDASPPAIGQVIDVFERVQGPVLAVERVPLDQISQYGVVRAEPLGNGVHRVIDLVEKPTRAQAPSDLAIIGRYVLTPDVFDILADVHEDRTGEIQLTSGLRTLLRQRPIYACEVQGTRHDTGTMAGFLKASMYFAMQRPELREPLAHYLQELLDRR from the coding sequence CTGAGCGTCAGGACCGCCGTGTTTCCCGCGGCGGGACTCGGGACACGTTTCCTTCCGGCCACCAAGACGATGCCGAAGGAGATGCTGCCGCTGGTCGACAAGCCGATCATCCAGTACGCCGTGGAAGAGGCGGTGGCGGCCGGCATCGAGCAGGTGGTGATGGTCACCGCGCGCGGCAAGGACGTGCTCATCGACCACTTCGACATGGACGTCGAGCTCGAGACGTTCCTCGAAGAGCGCGGCAAGCTCGATCACCTCGCGGCCGTGAGACACGTCTCGTCACTCACACGTCTTGGTGCGGTGCGTCAGGGTCGCCCGCGGGGTCTCGGTCACGCGGTCTGCATCACGCGCGATCTCGTCGGCGACAACCCGTTCGCGCTCGTGCTCGCAGACGATGTGATCGACGCCTCGCCACCGGCGATCGGTCAGGTGATCGACGTGTTCGAGCGCGTGCAGGGTCCCGTGCTCGCCGTCGAGCGCGTGCCACTCGATCAGATCAGCCAGTACGGCGTGGTCCGCGCCGAGCCGCTCGGCAACGGCGTCCACCGCGTGATCGATCTGGTGGAGAAGCCCACGCGCGCGCAGGCACCCTCGGATCTCGCGATCATCGGCCGTTACGTGCTCACGCCGGACGTCTTCGACATCCTCGCGGACGTCCACGAAGACAGGACCGGCGAAATCCAGCTGACCAGCGGCCTTCGCACGCTGCTGCGCCAACGGCCGATCTACGCGTGCGAGGTGCAGGGCACGAGGCACGACACCGGCACGATGGCGGGGTTCCTGAAGGCGTCGATGTACTTCGCGATGCAACGGCCCGAGCTGCGCGAGCCGCTCGCGCACTACCTGCAGGAGCTGCTCGATCGCCGGTGA
- the serS gene encoding serine--tRNA ligase — MLDTAQLRDAFDDTRRRLQTRGPGADAVLDRLHELDRLRRDLLPRVETLKAERNRTGERIAQTKKAGEDASALLAENKQRADEIKALDAQLAALEEERAPLLLALPNTPHASVPEGRGAEDNVEVRRWSTPRAFDFEPKAHWDLGPALGIIDFERAARMSGARFSVLMRDGARLARALINFMLDLHTREHGYVEVEPPFLVNRAALTGTGNLPKFEQDLFGIAGEWDLFLIPTAEVPLTNLHREETLEDATLPLRYTAYTPCFRSEAGSYGADVRGLIRQHQFDKVELVSFTAPEQSFEELERLTACAETVLQKLDLPHRTMLLCTGDMGFASARTYDIEVWLPSQGVYREISSCSNTEAFQARRAGIRYRPAGGGKLGFAHTLNGSGLAVGRTLIAIMENHQQADGSITIPDALVPYMGGVTRIG; from the coding sequence ATGCTCGACACCGCTCAACTCCGCGATGCCTTCGACGACACCCGACGCCGGCTCCAGACACGCGGGCCTGGTGCCGATGCGGTGCTCGATCGCCTGCACGAGCTCGACCGCCTGCGCCGTGACCTGCTGCCGCGCGTGGAGACGCTGAAGGCGGAGCGCAACAGGACGGGCGAGCGCATCGCCCAGACGAAGAAGGCCGGCGAGGATGCCTCGGCGTTGCTCGCGGAGAACAAGCAGCGCGCCGACGAGATCAAGGCGCTCGACGCGCAGCTGGCCGCGCTCGAGGAAGAACGCGCGCCGCTGCTGCTGGCGCTGCCCAACACGCCGCACGCCAGCGTGCCGGAGGGACGCGGCGCCGAGGACAACGTCGAGGTGCGCCGCTGGAGCACGCCGCGGGCGTTCGACTTCGAGCCGAAGGCGCATTGGGACCTCGGCCCGGCGCTGGGCATCATCGACTTCGAGCGCGCCGCACGCATGTCCGGCGCACGCTTCTCGGTGCTGATGCGCGATGGCGCACGACTGGCGCGCGCGCTCATCAACTTCATGCTCGACCTGCACACGCGCGAGCACGGTTACGTGGAAGTCGAGCCGCCGTTCCTCGTCAATCGCGCGGCGCTGACGGGCACGGGGAACCTGCCGAAATTCGAGCAGGATCTCTTCGGGATCGCGGGGGAGTGGGATCTGTTCCTGATCCCCACCGCCGAAGTACCGCTCACCAACCTCCATCGCGAAGAGACGCTGGAGGACGCCACGCTGCCGCTGCGCTACACGGCGTACACGCCGTGTTTCAGGAGCGAGGCGGGGAGCTACGGGGCCGACGTGCGCGGACTCATCCGCCAGCACCAGTTCGACAAGGTCGAACTCGTGAGCTTCACGGCGCCGGAGCAGTCGTTCGAGGAACTCGAACGCCTCACGGCGTGCGCGGAGACGGTGCTGCAGAAGCTCGACCTGCCGCACCGCACGATGCTGCTCTGCACGGGCGACATGGGCTTTGCGTCGGCCAGGACGTACGACATCGAGGTCTGGCTCCCGAGCCAGGGCGTGTACAGGGAGATCTCCTCCTGCAGCAACACCGAGGCGTTCCAGGCGCGTCGGGCGGGCATCCGCTACAGGCCGGCGGGCGGCGGCAAGCTCGGATTCGCGCACACGCTCAACGGATCCGGCCTCGCCGTCGGACGCACGTTGATCGCGATCATGGAGAACCACCAGCAGGCCGACGGCAGCATCACGATCCCGGATGCGCTCGTGCCCTACATGGGTGGCGTGACGCGGATAGGGTAG
- the pdxH gene encoding pyridoxamine 5'-phosphate oxidase has translation MAESDPLPGLRKDYVLGALDDAEVDAEPLVQFREWFTQALNGGVPEPNAMTLATVGVTGRPSSRPVLIKDFDARGIVWYTNYESRKADDLAAHPFAALQFHWVEQERVVRIEGRVEKVSDEESDAYFASRPLASRLGAWASPQSREIESRASLAAKAAEYGLKFGLHPPRPPHWGGYRLIPDYWEFWQGRASRLHDRITYRLQPDGSWRKARLAP, from the coding sequence GTGGCAGAGAGCGATCCACTTCCTGGCCTGCGCAAGGACTACGTGCTCGGCGCGCTCGATGACGCGGAAGTCGATGCCGAGCCGCTGGTGCAATTTCGCGAGTGGTTCACGCAGGCGCTGAACGGCGGCGTGCCCGAGCCCAACGCGATGACACTCGCCACGGTGGGCGTCACCGGCAGGCCGTCGAGCCGCCCCGTCCTCATCAAGGATTTCGACGCCCGCGGCATCGTCTGGTACACGAACTACGAGAGTCGCAAGGCGGACGATCTCGCGGCGCATCCGTTCGCCGCGCTGCAGTTCCACTGGGTGGAGCAGGAGCGCGTCGTGCGCATCGAGGGGCGCGTCGAGAAGGTGTCGGACGAGGAGTCCGACGCCTACTTCGCGAGCCGCCCGCTCGCGAGTCGCCTTGGCGCATGGGCGTCGCCGCAGAGTCGCGAGATCGAGAGTCGCGCCAGCCTTGCCGCGAAGGCCGCGGAGTATGGCCTGAAGTTCGGCCTGCACCCTCCGCGTCCGCCGCACTGGGGGGGGTATCGCCTGATTCCAGACTACTGGGAGTTCTGGCAGGGCCGTGCCTCCCGCCTGCACGATCGCATCACGTATCGCCTGCAGCCGGACGGCAGTTGGAGAAAGGCAAGGTTGGCACCATGA
- a CDS encoding DinB family protein has product MKPEVWMRGPVDGYARELQPVVHALLQVREEVDAHASDLTVEELWARPGGAAAIGFHLRHIAGATDRLLTYARGESLTPEQFAFLKAEGLPGDPPATAADTLAIVLAGIDAALEHVRRTDAATLFEPRAIGRAKLPTTVIGLIFHTAEHAARHAGQIATTRKVIGKPAPAVE; this is encoded by the coding sequence ATGAAGCCAGAAGTGTGGATGCGCGGGCCGGTGGACGGGTACGCGCGCGAGTTGCAGCCTGTCGTGCACGCGTTGCTGCAGGTGCGCGAAGAGGTGGACGCACACGCGTCGGATCTCACGGTCGAGGAACTGTGGGCTCGGCCCGGAGGCGCTGCGGCGATCGGCTTCCATCTGCGCCACATCGCGGGTGCGACCGATCGCCTGCTGACGTACGCGCGAGGCGAGTCGCTCACGCCGGAACAGTTCGCATTCCTGAAGGCCGAGGGCCTTCCGGGCGATCCACCGGCGACCGCGGCCGACACGCTGGCGATCGTGCTCGCCGGCATCGACGCCGCGCTCGAACACGTCCGCCGCACGGACGCCGCGACACTGTTCGAGCCACGCGCCATCGGTCGTGCGAAGCTGCCGACCACGGTGATCGGACTCATCTTCCACACCGCCGAGCACGCCGCCCGCCACGCCGGCCAGATCGCCACCACGCGCAAGGTGATCGGGAAACCGGCCCCCGCCGTCGAGTAA
- a CDS encoding cardiolipin synthase B, with the protein MSSRHGRHRPKSRPPLWRAAARPRRRLAWRPLAELERKGRTSLATRLRRLLWAWWIWGAASFVLVATGRWVWGLAAGFLTALTHLARPQAEPPSIGLDHEFDTRSPEFLGTMAGATGAPFVPGNAFEILNNGDAFYPRMLADIRSATESITMEAYIYWTGDIGLTFADALAERARAGVRVVLLLDAVGSSNIGDDILSKLEHGQCHVAWYNPLRWKDLGRVNNRTHRKTLVVDGAIAYTGGAGIADHWLGNARNEREWRDVQVRIEGPAAQGLQSGFALNWQQATGELLSGDAYYPRVGVRGPYALQVILSNAESGASSVQIVHYLAIVCARRSILIANPYFVPDAVALQTLIEARQRGVDVRIMVSGVRNDNWLARHNSVRLYGELLAAGVTILEYDRSMLHQKVMVVDGLWATVGTANFDNRSFAHNEESNVCVYDSDIAARFERAFHDDMQACVEVTLDRWKRRGLRRRAMEQIAAILEDQV; encoded by the coding sequence GTGTCGTCGCGCCACGGCAGGCATCGTCCGAAGAGTCGACCGCCGCTGTGGCGCGCGGCCGCGCGGCCACGCCGGCGCCTGGCGTGGCGGCCCCTGGCAGAGCTCGAGCGCAAGGGCCGCACGTCGCTGGCCACGCGGCTGCGCCGTCTGCTCTGGGCGTGGTGGATCTGGGGAGCGGCCAGCTTCGTCCTCGTTGCGACGGGTCGATGGGTGTGGGGCCTTGCGGCGGGTTTCCTCACCGCGCTCACGCACCTCGCGCGGCCACAGGCCGAGCCCCCGAGCATCGGCCTCGACCACGAGTTCGACACGCGGTCGCCGGAGTTCCTCGGCACGATGGCGGGCGCGACGGGTGCGCCATTCGTCCCCGGCAACGCGTTCGAGATCCTCAACAACGGCGATGCGTTCTATCCGCGCATGCTCGCCGACATCAGATCGGCCACCGAGTCGATCACGATGGAGGCCTACATCTACTGGACCGGCGACATCGGCCTGACGTTCGCCGATGCGCTCGCCGAGCGCGCGCGGGCAGGCGTGCGCGTGGTGCTGCTGCTCGACGCCGTCGGCTCGTCGAACATCGGCGACGACATTCTGTCGAAGCTCGAACACGGTCAGTGCCACGTAGCCTGGTACAACCCGCTGCGGTGGAAAGATCTCGGCCGCGTCAACAACCGCACGCATCGCAAGACGCTGGTGGTCGACGGTGCGATCGCGTACACCGGCGGCGCGGGCATCGCCGACCACTGGCTCGGCAACGCGCGCAACGAGCGTGAGTGGCGCGACGTGCAGGTGCGCATCGAAGGTCCCGCGGCGCAGGGGCTGCAGAGCGGCTTCGCGCTGAACTGGCAGCAGGCGACGGGGGAACTGCTCAGCGGCGACGCGTACTATCCGCGCGTCGGCGTGCGCGGGCCGTACGCGTTGCAGGTGATCCTCAGCAACGCGGAGTCAGGCGCCTCGAGCGTGCAGATCGTCCACTATCTGGCGATCGTCTGCGCACGTCGCTCGATCCTCATCGCCAACCCGTACTTCGTGCCGGATGCCGTGGCGCTGCAGACGCTGATCGAAGCCAGGCAGCGCGGCGTCGACGTCAGGATCATGGTCTCCGGTGTCCGCAACGACAACTGGCTCGCGCGCCACAACAGCGTGCGCCTCTACGGCGAATTGCTCGCGGCGGGCGTCACGATCCTCGAGTACGACCGCAGCATGCTGCACCAGAAGGTGATGGTCGTCGATGGCCTGTGGGCCACCGTCGGCACGGCCAACTTCGACAACCGCTCGTTCGCGCACAACGAGGAGAGCAACGTGTGCGTCTACGACAGCGACATCGCCGCACGCTTCGAGCGCGCCTTCCACGACGACATGCAGGCGTGCGTGGAAGTCACCCTCGATCGCTGGAAGCGCCGCGGCCTCCGTCGCCGCGCGATGGAACAGATCGCCGCGATCCTGGAGGATCAGGTGTAG
- a CDS encoding GlsB/YeaQ/YmgE family stress response membrane protein encodes MNLIVQLVVGGIIGWLASMVMKTNAQMGVIANVAVGIVGSVIGGYLATALNMGGSGFLSVFFSIIGASILIFLLKAIGVFK; translated from the coding sequence ATGAACCTGATCGTTCAGCTCGTTGTCGGCGGGATCATCGGTTGGCTGGCGAGCATGGTGATGAAGACGAACGCCCAGATGGGCGTCATCGCCAATGTCGCGGTGGGCATCGTCGGATCCGTGATCGGCGGGTACCTGGCGACGGCGCTCAACATGGGCGGATCGGGCTTCCTCTCGGTGTTCTTCTCCATCATCGGCGCCTCGATCCTGATCTTCCTGCTCAAGGCCATCGGCGTTTTCAAGTAG